TCGTCTTGCGACCCCGCGAGATCGCTTCAAAGACCTTCAGCACCGGATCCTGATGCACGGGCGCCTGCAAGACGTATTGATGTCCCAGCAGCAGTTCTTCCCCCTGCCCCGCCTCCAACCGCCGGGCTTGATAAGGAGTCAACCTGCGGAGGACGACCAGCGCGTCGATCCAGACGGTATCGGTGGTCGGAAGTCCCCTGGCCAGGCGGCGAACACAGGGCGCGCAGCGTCGAATCTCGGCTGGGACGTTCAGCCCCAGCTCAGTCAGCTGCCGCGTCAGTTCGCTTGAAGGGAGTTCCATCCCGCCAGATTCCAGAATCCATTCGGCTGGCTGCACTTGCGACCGGCCGGCAAAGGCGCCTGAAAATCGCTCCGCCAGACCGTCGGCCAGCATTGCCAACGCTCGAAATGCCGGGAAGTTATGGCACATTCTGCCGAACGGGGGCAACGCCGGTTTCGCGGTGTCAAAATAGACCGGCGACGCGCGGCGGAACTGTCTCGTTTTCATTGCCGGGTGGTGGGAATGGCTGGCGCATCCTGACCTGCTGCCGATAACCCACAGACAACGAGCAACTCGCGCGGACACGCTGCGCCGACGTTGCCATGTTCCGCGATCGGGTTCCCCAAGCCATGCGCATCCTCATCCTGCTGAGTGTCGTCACTCTCTGCGGCTGCCAGTTGTGCGGCTTTGGGCAGGACTGCGAATCCGCTCCTGCCTGTGCCGCCGATCAGGCCTGCGGAGACCAGTCTGCCTGCAAGGCCGACGATTGCCAGAAGTGCAGCACCTGGGGGAGCGCCCAGAACTGGGTGAGCCGCCATACCCCGACCACACTCGCGCGGCATGCAAAGTTCAAACGGTTCGAAGACAATATCATGACCCGACATGAAGCCCGCAGCGTGGCTCAGTCGGAACTGAAACATTCTGACAACAAGGCCTGCCAGACCTGCGATTACCGTCTGGGTTACGAACAGGCGTTTGTCGACGTGGCCCAGGGAGCATGCGGCGCAGTGCCGGCCCTGCCCCCCGCCAACTACTGGAAAGTCTGCGCCCGCACCCCGGAAGGGCATCAACGGGCTCAGGAATGGTTTAACGGCTACGCTGCCGGCGCTGCCGCGGCGAAGAGCATTTACGAACCCTATAACAGGGTGGCGGCGTCACAGTTCTACGAACAGGCCGGCTGCGGCCAGGACGGGAACTGCCAGACGGATTGCCAAACGAACTCTGCGACGAACTGGGGCGCTTACTACGGACAGTAAGCGAACATGCGAGACGTCCGCGCCGCTGGCGCGGGGCACATCTGCCATGGAAGGTCTGATGAGCACACAAGCCAAAATCACATCCCTGATAAGCGCACGCGGGCTGCAGTCACGGCAGCTGGCGCTGGCGTTTGCAGCGTGTGGAACCTGGGTGCTTCTCGCCGGAAACGGCTGCACAGCGCTCCATCCTGTCCGCGGCGTTCCCGCCGCGTTTCTCCCCTGTGAATTCGAGGGGCCGTCGCGCGATAACAAGCGCACGATCGACCTCAGCCTGCTCGTCCGCACGCCGCCCGACCAGTATCGGGTCGAAGCAGGCGACGTGCTGTCGATCTATGTGCCGCGCGTGCTCGGGGCACAGTCGACGGAAGTCGGATCGGTCGGACTCGAGCCGCCGATCAATATGCCCTCTTCGATCGAAGATCCGCCGACCGTCGGTTATCCGATTCAGGTCCGCGACGACAACACGATTTCGCTGCCGCAGATTCCGCCCCTGAACGTCGGCGGACTGACGCTGCAAGGCGTTGAAGACGCGATTCTCAAAGCCTACACCGTTCAGCACCACATCTTGAATCCGACCGAAGCACTAGTGATGGTCAGCCTGCAGCGGCCCCGCATCACCCGCGTGCTGGTGGTTCGTCAGGAAGCGACCACGTCGCTGACCACTTCCGGCGGCGTCGGCACAGTGAATATCGGCACCTCCGGCAAGGGAACGGCTCGGACCGTTACCTTGAAGGCTTACGAGAATGACGTGCTGCACGCACTCGCCCGTGCTGAAGGGGTCGACGGCCTGCCAGGTCTCAATGCGGAAAACGTGATTTACATTATTCGTCGCCGGCCTGCGGCGAGCTTCTGCCCGCCGACGCAGCAGATGTATTCAGAACCGACATTGGCTCCACTGAACAGTCAGCCGATTCCCGGCATGATGTCGCCTGGGATGCCACAGTCGAGCAATCAGAATTCCCGCCGGGACAACGGGATCTCGCTCGTTTCCTACGAACAGCCAGCTGGGAATCCGCCCGTACAGCCGACGTATTTCCAGCAGACATCTCAGCAGCCGTTCGGCGGATACCGAGCCAGCGGAGAAGCCCGTCCAGGTCAGCAGCTCAGCGGTCATTCGGCAGCCGCCGTCTCGCCCCCGCCGTATCGTCCGGGTCCGATGCAGCCGCCAGGTCCGGCTAGTCAGCCGCCCCAGCAGCAGAACATCCAGCGCACGAACGCCGTGCAGCCGGCGCAGTACCAGACAGGTCCGTCGCTCGCGCTCCCAGCGCAAGGCGCCGGACATTCCTGGGGCGCGTTGCCGCCGGAACCGGTCGCTCCGCCGACAATTGCCTGCCCTGACAGCAACCTGCCGCCCGTCGGAGCCTCGCCGGAACTCGCCTGGAACTCGATGCTGCAAGGCTTCGATCCCACGATCGACAATCCAAACGTGATCCGCATTCCGGTGCGCCTGGCGCCGGGCGAGATGCCGCACATCACCGAGGAATCGATCACCCTGCACGACGGCGACATCATCTTCATCGAATCTCGCGAGACGGAAGTGTTCTACACCGCCGGCCTGCTCGGCGGTGGCCAGTACACCCTGCCTCGCGACTATGACCTCGGCGTGCTGGAAGCGGTGTCGATCGCGGAAGGCCGCACCATGGGCGGCAGCGGAGTCAGCCGTTCGATCGGCGGCGTCTCGGCACTCAATCATGACGTGTCGAACAGCGCCAGCCGATTGGCGATTCTCCGCACGCTGCCGAACGGCCGCCGCATCACCATCGAAATCGATCTGCGGAAGGCGATGAAATACCAGGAGGAGAACATCCGGATTCAGCCGGGCGATATCCTGTTCCTGGAATACACCTTCCCCGAAGCGGTGTGTGCCTTTACCCAGCGTTATCTGTTCGAAGGCGCTATGTTCGGAGTCGCAGCCGGCCTGCTGACCAGCGGCGGCGGCGGCTGATTCGCCTGAAGCACGAAAACCGGTTCCCAGGCTCCGGCCTGGGAACCGACGTTACTGGAGGCGTTCAGGTCGCGGTCGTCAAACTTCGCGGATCGACGAGCGAAATCAACGGCTCATATCTTCGAAAGTCGGCCGAATTGAATGTGAGCAAATGGCTAATTCGATGCCGCGACATCGCTGCGACTAATCTTGCGTCATGCGCTGGTTTGCCGCGCACGGCGTGTACCGCGATCAAGCCTTTCCAGGCGTCAAACACACCACGTTCGTCTCGGTATAAACGAAACAGATCCAGCAGCTGGTTGACAGCGCTGATGCCCTCAGTGGAATCCAACCCCAGACCATTTTGCTGTATCGGACGAGTCGCGACAACGAAGTACTCATAAAGACACTGCGGAACGATCGCCAGAAGGTGTCCGCTTTCTCGCAACATTGCCAGCGAAGCAAGAGCAACCTGGTGATCTGGATCGTCCGGCCTGGCCGTTCGCAACAGGACATTTGTGTCGACAAGGATGGTCATCAGTCGTAGATGCTTTCCCGACTGTCATCCATCGGAACCCCAGTTGGTCGATGGATCGAGATGAAAGTAGCGAGGCGTTCTCGCCACAGTTCCTCCGATGCAGATGAGGCTGAATCTGGCAATGCCGCTGAATCGAGCGTCGATTCGCGGAGCCAGTCTTCTACGGTCAGACCTCGTTCCGTTGCCTGTTTCCGCAGTTCAGCAAAGGTTTCGTCGTCAACCTGAATTGTGACCATTTGACTCGCTCCGGGGAATACTCTCCTCGCTGACAGACACCACTGCATCTGTTCATAGGTTGCGTTCAAAAATCATACGACAAAAAACGCCTTTGGAATACCCGTTTCCAGGCTCCGGCCGGGGAACCGAGATTGCCCCGAATTCTCTACGCCTTGTCAGCATCAAGTTCGGCAAGAATTTCCAGCATCATCTGCCTCTGCCACTTGTGAACATTTCGACCTTTCGTGCCCACAATGTGTCGCTCCTTGCCGCTGGGTTGGTGAATCAGCTGTATGAAATCACCTTGATTGGTTCGACCAATCTGGACAAGGAATTCGTTTTCACGAGGATCTTTGATGTACTGGTAAACCATGATGATGCCTTTCTCACCACAAAGATGAACGAAATTAGGGCAGCATTCGTCGGTCGAGCCTGACATCACTCCCGATTGCGAAACGGCACGTACACGATCGTGGCGAATTGTGCCGTGGTCAACTGGATGGAGTCATCGGCGAACAGGCTCGAACGCGGTTCCAGACCGGCTTCTCGCAGCCAGCGAAACATCACTTTCGGCGTGAGCGGCTCGTCGCCAGAGTCACTGGGCGACTTCCAGTTGATCCCCTCGGCGACACAGACACGAGCAAACCGGGCCGCGCCTTCTCTCACGGTCAACTGCTTGTCCGGCTCTGCCAGGTAACCCTGATTAAAGCCTCTCGCGCCGAGCCATTGCAGCGGCGCGAACGCGAGGTGATTGAACGGCAGATCATTCAAGTGGCAGATGACCGCGCCACGGCTGACCAGCGATGTCTGCAACGCTGCCACATCCACTTCACGCAGTTGCTGCTGCTTCTGAATCGCCAGATGTGCTGCCTCGCCACAGGCTTCGCCCAGCGCCATGAACAGCGGCTCCATCCGAATCGCCTGATAGCCGACATGGCTCGATGAACAGGCGACCGGCACGAGCAGGCCGTCGATCGTTTCCGGAACCAGAATCCCGTACGGCAACTGCAAGGGCTCATGCTTGATGAAGATGTAGCCTTCCCGGACTCCGGGGTGCGACGGGTCATAGCGGTGACAGGCGTGCGAATCGAACGCGAACTCAGCAATGGCAATCGAATCGCGACGCATGGGCGTCCGCTGCGTCTGCGGATCGAGGTCGCCGTCGCGCTCGGTGACGGTTGCCATGCCCATCACACGTCGTCCTTGCCGCACATACACCTGACGTGGCAGATGGCCATGGTCAGGCCATTCATCACGGCACCAGCCGTACTTCAATGCCTCGTCCCGAATCGCGGCCGGCACGGCGGAATCATGCTGGAGCAGCCACAGCAGGCCGACGTTGTGCGTCAGGTATCGCTCATAGATTTTTTGCCGTTCGGCCAGCGTTGCGGTGGTCCATGACCAGTTTTCTTCCGCCAGATCGAATGACTCGCAGGGGATCCCAGTCACCGGATCGGGGTGATTGCTGTTCAGTTCGAACTTCTCGTTCGGCATCGGAAAGAACTGAATCACCTCTCGCAGTTTCGTCTGCGGACGCGATGCCAACTGGTCGAGCAGCAAGGCATAGTCTTCACGGCGATAGCCGTCAGGTTTCTCGACCGGAACGAGGTTCGCCGGGTTCTTCGTCACATGCATCCGAAAGCAAAACGCTTCAATGGCGTTGTCGGCGGCGCCCGTCGAGCCCGGCAGCAGTTCAGTTTCACCAAATCGGGTGAACACAAAACCGGCATGCGGTTCCCCGAACTCGTCGCGACTCTCCCGCCCGAGCCGGCACTTGGCTCCCGCCAGCGCGGCGAGATCCCCTTCATAGGTGGCGTCGATGAACACCTTCGCCTGCAGCATCACTTCATTTTGAGTTGCCAGATCGATCACCGTGACGGCGATCAATTGATGCCCGTCCACCTGTGCACTGCGCAGCGCGTGCCGCGTCATGACCGTGATCAGACCTTTGTGCTCGCCGAGCATGTCACGGAAGATCCGCTCGGCGACCGAGGCTTCATACCAGTAGCCGTCGCGAGAGAGCTTGACGTTGGGGCCATCCGGCTTGCCGTCGAGAGCCTTGTAATAATCCAGCACTCGACGCGTGAACTGGTAGAACAACCCGCCGACCGCTTGGCGATTCGCAATGTCGGCATTCGTGAGACCGTTGCTGACGATGCCGCCGACGTGATCTTCGGCTTCCACCAGCACCACCGATCGCCCGCACCGCGCCGCGGCGACTGCGGCGGCAATGCCACCCGGCGTTGCGCCCACGACAACCACTTCGGACTCAACCGCCAGGACCTTGGCGTCCTGCGCCCAAGCAGGAACCGTCCAGATCACAAACAACAAAGCGAACGTGAGGCCCCAGTTGCGCATCGTGTTGCCTTTGCAGAATGAAAAATAGCCACAGATGAACACAGATTCACACAGATAAAATCAGGAATGAGTCGGCCTCAATCCGTGTTCATCTGTGTGCATCTGTGGCTAAAAAAGTCTTCAATCAACGTTTCTCAGAAGTTCGCCAATGGTTTTTGCCAGGCCGACTTCAGTTCTTCCAGCGACGCATCGATCAATCGCGTTCCATTCTGGCCGGTGACGATGAGGCGGCCGCTGTCGTTGACCGTTCCGATCTGGATCGGCTCCGGCACGCCTCCTTGAACGAAGATCGACTGCACCGCCGAAACGTGTTCTTCCGGCACCTCAATCAGGAATCGCGTATTGCTCTCCGAGAAGAGCGAGATTTCGTCTGACAGTTGATCGACGTCATCGACCGCGGCCAGTTCCGCCGAGACGCCCAACCCGCCTGCAAAGGCCATTTCGGCCAGTGCGGTCGCGAGGCCCCCTTCGCTCAGGTCGTGGCAGCTTCTCACCAGGTGCTTGGAAATCGCCTGATGCATTGCCGAGAAGAGACGCGGCGCGGTTTTGAGGTCGACTTTGGGAACGTCTCCCCCAGTGGAACCAGTGACGAGATTGAAATGACTCCCCCCCATCTCCGCCTGCGTCGTGCCAACGAGCATCAGCACGTTGCCTGGCGACTTGAGGTCCATTGTCACGCAGTGTTCGACGTGATCGACCTGACCGAGGGCGGTAATCAACAACGACGACGGAATCGTGATCGTCTTCTTCTGCCCGTCGACTTCGTGCGAGAATTCGTTGTTGAGCGAATCCTTGCCGCTCACGAACGGCGTCCCGAACGCGACCGCCACGTCGTAGCAGCCCAGCGCTGCGCGGACGAGCGAACCGAGCGTCTCCGCGCGTTCGGTGTTGCCCCAGCAGAAATTGTCGAGAATCGCGATGCGCTCAGGGTCGGCGCCGACTGCGATACAGTTACGAACTGCTTCATCGATCGCCGAAGCTGCCATCCAGTAGGGATCAAGATCGCCCAGTCGCGGGTTCATGCCGCAGGAAATCACCAGCCCGCGATTAGAAGCCAGATCCGGGCGGATGACTGCTGCGTCGGAAGGACCGTCGTTCTGCACGCCGACCAGCGGCTTGATGACGCTGCCTGCCTGCACTTCGTGATCGTATTGCCGAATGATCCGTTCTTTCGAGCAGACGTTGAGCGATGAGAGAATCGATTTCAGCACCGCGTTAAGGTCAGTCGATTTCGACGCCGACCGAAATGGAGTTGCCGCCGGCGGCAGATAGTTCGCTTCCCGTACGACTGGCGGACGACCTTCATGCAGAAAGGCCATTGCCACATCGCCGACGATCTGGTCCTGATACTTCAGCACCAGACGCTTCGTGTCGGTGAACTTGCCGAGAACGGTGGCCTCGACCCCTTCCGAAGCGCACAGGTCGTG
This window of the Planctomicrobium piriforme genome carries:
- a CDS encoding polysaccharide biosynthesis/export family protein, with the translated sequence MSTQAKITSLISARGLQSRQLALAFAACGTWVLLAGNGCTALHPVRGVPAAFLPCEFEGPSRDNKRTIDLSLLVRTPPDQYRVEAGDVLSIYVPRVLGAQSTEVGSVGLEPPINMPSSIEDPPTVGYPIQVRDDNTISLPQIPPLNVGGLTLQGVEDAILKAYTVQHHILNPTEALVMVSLQRPRITRVLVVRQEATTSLTTSGGVGTVNIGTSGKGTARTVTLKAYENDVLHALARAEGVDGLPGLNAENVIYIIRRRPAASFCPPTQQMYSEPTLAPLNSQPIPGMMSPGMPQSSNQNSRRDNGISLVSYEQPAGNPPVQPTYFQQTSQQPFGGYRASGEARPGQQLSGHSAAAVSPPPYRPGPMQPPGPASQPPQQQNIQRTNAVQPAQYQTGPSLALPAQGAGHSWGALPPEPVAPPTIACPDSNLPPVGASPELAWNSMLQGFDPTIDNPNVIRIPVRLAPGEMPHITEESITLHDGDIIFIESRETEVFYTAGLLGGGQYTLPRDYDLGVLEAVSIAEGRTMGGSGVSRSIGGVSALNHDVSNSASRLAILRTLPNGRRITIEIDLRKAMKYQEENIRIQPGDILFLEYTFPEAVCAFTQRYLFEGAMFGVAAGLLTSGGGG
- a CDS encoding type II toxin-antitoxin system VapC family toxin — its product is MTILVDTNVLLRTARPDDPDHQVALASLAMLRESGHLLAIVPQCLYEYFVVATRPIQQNGLGLDSTEGISAVNQLLDLFRLYRDERGVFDAWKGLIAVHAVRGKPAHDARLVAAMSRHRISHLLTFNSADFRRYEPLISLVDPRSLTTAT
- a CDS encoding FAD-dependent oxidoreductase, which gives rise to MRNWGLTFALLFVIWTVPAWAQDAKVLAVESEVVVVGATPGGIAAAVAAARCGRSVVLVEAEDHVGGIVSNGLTNADIANRQAVGGLFYQFTRRVLDYYKALDGKPDGPNVKLSRDGYWYEASVAERIFRDMLGEHKGLITVMTRHALRSAQVDGHQLIAVTVIDLATQNEVMLQAKVFIDATYEGDLAALAGAKCRLGRESRDEFGEPHAGFVFTRFGETELLPGSTGAADNAIEAFCFRMHVTKNPANLVPVEKPDGYRREDYALLLDQLASRPQTKLREVIQFFPMPNEKFELNSNHPDPVTGIPCESFDLAEENWSWTTATLAERQKIYERYLTHNVGLLWLLQHDSAVPAAIRDEALKYGWCRDEWPDHGHLPRQVYVRQGRRVMGMATVTERDGDLDPQTQRTPMRRDSIAIAEFAFDSHACHRYDPSHPGVREGYIFIKHEPLQLPYGILVPETIDGLLVPVACSSSHVGYQAIRMEPLFMALGEACGEAAHLAIQKQQQLREVDVAALQTSLVSRGAVICHLNDLPFNHLAFAPLQWLGARGFNQGYLAEPDKQLTVREGAARFARVCVAEGINWKSPSDSGDEPLTPKVMFRWLREAGLEPRSSLFADDSIQLTTAQFATIVYVPFRNRE